A single region of the Xiphophorus maculatus strain JP 163 A chromosome 3, X_maculatus-5.0-male, whole genome shotgun sequence genome encodes:
- the dopey1 gene encoding protein dopey-1 isoform X1 — translation MNAEEVELLSDSKYRNYVAAVDKALKNFEYSSEWADLISALGKLNKVLQNNAKYQVVPKKLTIGKRLAQCLHPALPSGVHRKALETYEIIFKIIGPKRLAKDLFLYSSGLFPLLSNAAMSVKPVLLGLYETYYLPLGKTLKPGLQGLLTGVLPGLEEGSEYYDRTNTLLEKVAAAVEQSAFYSALWGSILTSPSVRLPGVSFVLLHLNRKLSMEDQLYVMGSDIELMVEAVSTSVQDSSVLVQRSTLDLILFCFPFHMSQATRPDMIRILSAALHVVLRRDMSLNRRLYAWLLGFDNNGGMSGPRSTRQSNPEEHASHYFNSFSKDMLVQAMVGILQGKARGGEEESILMHDLKPFRILISLLDKPELGPAILEDVLIEVFRTLYTQCRTELDLQNQSPFSKDHTHLSSKLRENKKTAELIKTANLLFNSFEPYYMWDYIARWFEECCRRTLNRSTRVARYGWSLDSPDLSLVEFCQLVDFLLDIVSLPTRSMRVICQETYIEIQTEHLPQLLLRMVAALTCHLQALDLGELTHCLRLCSKILSKVQPPLVSPLALPVSPQPPGLAAQNKSRDVDVKQTPPSVPEMTDSGDVFDDGEIPTGSRSAESGFTDFVQYREDGSEDPERASHPHPPLRAGSRPSGSCQSKPLDKPVMQCCLEHFQQFLSCLITFYIVPEHLDKAEGQRGELLHSGPLVSAGSQPSNYTEPCSGAGVVQKDCLAAFTAACQLFLECSSFPVYIAEGNLKSSPAQEEQCDSEQVRLPVWLQTLMDACCLAGDFSLQGVAISLLMDLIGLTQSVAVVTAESLASSSSTEPTQPMSPSQGRVAVVIRPPLTQGILKYIADKTDFFKSVAVILWDQLGEGTPQHHQRSVELFYQLHNLVPSSSTCEDVISQQLMHRDKRIRLAAHVKFSVLWHLTRDLNITKSSPFSRTFDRSLFIMLDSLSYWDPCTSAVGRAWLNQVLQRHDIARVLEPLLLLLLHPKTHRVSIQKVQAQRHWAQIFPDPPEQEPTEPIYIRDSGFSDNFLQIRSEGGGHEDFRGLTIGDMEPFCLTVNPLSDSLSILSLSSENLHLAGEYQTRDQQEEQQSSKSSGSHSSTLENGSFEDPEGVSYIGNGSDRPLGSSDETPDDSIEEAVSCVVKDLIDRVLNLVDEESNETSSPPENWPQTDTESTSSDTSTGIRLDSCPPQCSNHQNLPQLLAEGTLEFLSVTPAEGLHKEGIARHSSSPSIVMLPDSTDAATPDRSLQVEDPQARKRSHSSTQLSLKGKIMEKLVDKSPGAKPKIKKTKRKEEEKQKKTNQAEKLHPLSIFFGDSLDLENWYSCGEGEVSEIESDMGSPSGGSCGTGAGANVTGRRSSSTLPRFNIHPLYQHVLLYLQLYDSSRTLHALSAIAAMVRAAPSGFVSAISTTSINNTYTPQLSLLQNLLARHRVSVMGKDFYCPIPQDSHSHSFRSAMYLEIIISLCLYFLRSYYSAHVTLGPQDLAGNRAMQLTSVEVLTLLFSELAKVTAGSAKGFASFISDVLSKCKVQKVILHCLLSSIFSAQKWHDQRTAGVNVATVEEGLSEDSVINMSEDQIDSCSAVQSQLLRLLQSLVVLEHRVLMPADEGGEGGPAAGGAGGGPGSGGVAGFEILGGEVEHVNPQQPMTSLQYLHGQPITAQGMFLCAVIRALHQHHACKMHPQWIGLITTTLPYMGRVLRRVVASVTLQLCRNLDNLLQQYRYETSITDTRPQWMALCIPPDLILTVLEGITSIIHYCLLDPTSQYHQLQVSVDQKHLAEARSGILSILHTIMSSVTLLWSVLHQADSSDKPAAASAAATSNINLGSTKNLRQQILELLGPISMNHGAHFMAAIAYVWNERKQVKAPIRNKVIPVASEEQLLLVELVRSVSAMRTETVMQTVKEVLKQPPAIAKDKKHISLEVCMLQFFYAYVQRIPVSSLLDSWPSLLALLKDSVQLGLPAPGQFLILGVLNEFILKNPNLESKKDQRELQDVTHKVVEAIGTIAGSSLEQTTWLRRNLEVKASPQIVVDGTNLEADVEGAPLPNLMLTVMEASSFTPSVYSVHALTLLAEVLAHLLDMVFYSDEKEKVIPLLVNIMHYVVPYLRNHSAHNAPSYRACIQLLSSLSGYQYTRRAWKKEAFDLFMDHTFFQMDASCVSHWRAIIDHLMTHDKTTFRDLMTRVAVAQSSSLSLFTNRDAELEQRAMLLKRLAFTIYSSEVDQYQKYLPDIQERLVESLRLPQVPILHAQVFLFFRVLLLRMSPQHLTSLWPTMITELVQVFLLMEQELTADEDISRTSGPSVVGLETTYSGGNGFSTSYNSQRWLNLYLSACKFLDLALALPPESLPQFQMYRWAFIPEASDDSGLEVRRQGTHQREFKPYVVRLVKLLRKRAKKNPEEDCSTKTLPWEPGHLMLTLYVIRSMEQLLPFFNLLSQVFNSRASCRSGPVYTHNPVDSSFPASKEGHKLESQKVFWSRARQNIEEMVEKDFLEGLIKT, via the exons ATGAATGCAGAGGAAGTGGAGCTGCTCAGCGACTCAAAGTACAGGAACTATGTGGCAGCAGTGGACAAAGCCCTCAAGAACTTTGAGTATTCCAGCGAGTGGGCCGACCTCATCTCCGCACTGGGCAAGCTCAACAAG GTTTTGCAGAACAATGCAAAATATCAAGTTGTCCCCAAGAAGCTGACAATAGGCAAACGGCTGGCCCAGTGCCTCCACCCAGCCCTGCCCAGCGGCGTGCACCGGAAGGCCTTGGAGACCTACGAGATCATTTTCAAGATCATTGGGCCCAAGAGGCTGGCCAAAGACCTCTTTCTGTACAG CTCGGGACTCTTCCCACTACTCTCCAACGCTGCTATGTCTGTGAAGCCCGTGTTGCTGGGGCTCTATGAGACCTACTACCTGCCCCTGGGGAAGACTCTCAAACCAGGCCTGCAGGGCTTACTGACCGGCGTGCTGCCTGGTCTGGAGGAAGGTTCAGAGTATTACGACAG aaccaacacgCTGTTGGAGAAAGTTGCTGCAGCCGTGGAGCAGTCGGCCTTCTACAGTGCCTTGTGGGGCAGCATCCTGACCAGCCCCTCTGTGCGTCTCCCCGGGGTCTCCTTCGTTCTGCTGCACCTCAACCGGAAGCTCTCCATGGAGGACCAGCTCTACGTCATGGGCAGCGACATTGAGCTTATG GTGGAGGCTGTTAGTACCTCGGTGCAGGACTCAAGCGTTTTGGTCCAGAGAAGCACTCTGGACCTCATCCTCTTCTGCTTCCCCTTCCATATGAGCCAG gcTACCCGCCCTGACATGATCCGGATCCTTTCAGCAGCTTTGCATGTGGTTCTGAGAAGAGACATGTCTCTGAACCGCAGACTCTACGCCTGGCTGCTGG GCTTTGACAATAATGGCGGGATGTCAGGCCCCCGCAGTACTCGGCAGAGCAACCCGGAGGAACACGCTTCCCACTACTTCAACAGCTTCTCCAAGGACATGCTCGTCCAG gCAATGGTTGGGATTCTGCAGGGCAAGGCTCGAGGTGGGGAGGAGGAGAGCATCCTGATGCACGACCTCAAGCCATTTCGCATCCTGATCAGTCTGCTGGACAAACCAGAACTAG GGCCGGCCATTCTAGAGGACGTTCTGATCGAAGTGTTTCGGACTCTTTACACACAGTGCCGGACAGAGTTGGACCTTCAAAACCAGAGTCCGTTCAGCAAAGATCACACACACCTCAGCAG TAAACTGCGAGAAAACAAGAAGACGGCAGAGCTTATCAAAACAGCCAATCTCCTGTTCAACTCGTTTGAGCCGTACTACATGTGGGACTACATCGCTCGCTGGTTTGAGGAGTGCTGCAG GAGAACATTGAACCGCAGCACACGTGTTGCACGATACGGTTGGAGTCTGGATTCTCCTGATCTTTCTCTGGTGGAGTTCTGTCAGTTGGTAGATTTTCTACTAGACATTGTTTCATTG CCTACTAGAAGCATGAGGGTAATCTGCCAG GAGACGTACATAGAAATCCAGACGGAGCATCTCCCTCAACTGCTGTTGCGGATGGTGGCAGCTCTGACCTGTCATCTCCAGGCGCTGGACCTCGGGGAGCTCACCCACTGCCTTCGCCTCTGCTCCAAGATCCTCAGCAAGGTGCAGCCTCCGTTGGTGTCCCCGCTCGCCCTCCCCGTGAGTCCACAGCCGCCGGGCCTGGCGGCACAGAACAAAAGCAGAGATGTGGATGTTAAACAG ACTCCTCCCTCTGTCCCAGAGATGACCGACAGTGGGGACGTGTTTGACGATGGGGAAATCCCTACTGGCAGTCGCTCTGCAGAAAGTGGCTTCACAGACTTTGTTCAATACCGAGAAGATGGTTCCGAGGATCCAGAGCGAGCCTCTCATCCCCACCCGCCTCTTAGAGCAGGCAGTCGTCCGTCAGGCTCGTGTCAGTCCAAGCCTTTGGACAAACCAGTCATGCAGTGTTGCCTGGAGCACTTCCAGCAGTTTCTCTCCTGTCTGATCACTTTTTATATTGTTCCTGAGCACCTGGACAAAGCTGAGGGTCAGAGAGGTGAGCTCTTGCATTCGGGGCCTTTGGTTTCCGCAGGTTCCCAGCCCAGTAATTATACGGAGCCGTGCTCAGGAGCTGGAGTGGTCCAGAAAGATTGTCTGGCTGCATTTACTGCTGCCTGTCAGCTCTTCTTAGAATGCTCCAGTTTCCCAGTCTACATTGCAGAGGGCAACCTCAAGTCCTCGCCTGCACAGGAAGAGCAATGCG ACAGTGAGCAGGTTCGGCTGCCAGTGTGGCTGCAGACCCTGATGGATGCCTGCTGCCTGGCTGGTGACTTCAGCCTACAGGGTGTTGCCATCTCCCTGCTTATGGACCTAATAGGCCTGACTCAGTCAGTTGCTGTGGTGACGGCAGAGAGTCTGGCTTCCAGTAGCAGTACGGAGCCCACTCAGCCAATGAGCCCCAGCCAGGGTCGGGTGGCTGTGGTCATTAGGCCTCCACTCACTCAGGGAATCCTGAAGTATATTGCGGATAAAACGGACTTCTTCAAG AGCGTTGCAGTGATATTATGGGACCAGCTGGGTGAAGGAACTCCTCAGCATCACCAGCGCAGTGTTGAGCTCTTTTATCAGCTACACAACCTGGTCCCTTCATCCAGCACCTGTGAGGACGTCATAAGCCAGCAACTCATGCACAGAGACAAG agaatTCGTTTGGCAGCCCACGTGAAGTTCTCTGTTCTGTGGCATTTAACGCGAGACTTGAACATCACCAAGTCTTCTCCGTTTAGTCGCACATTTGACAG GTCTCTCTTCATCATGCTCGACAGCTTAAGTTATTGGGATCCATGTACCAGTGCGGTCGGTCGGGCTTGGTTAAATCAAGTCCTTCAGAGACATGACATTGCACGGGTTCTTGAGCCACTCCTACTTCTTCTGCTCCATCCTAAAACTCACAGGGTTTCTATTCAGAAGGTGCAAGCCCAACGCCATTGGGCGCAGATATTTCCTGATCCACCTGAGCaggaaccaacagaaccaatcTACATTAGAGACTCCGGCTTCTCAGACA ACTTTCTTCAGATTCGAAGCGAAGGGGGTGGGCATGAGGACTTCAGAGGTCTGACAATAGGTGACATGGAGCCATTTTGCCTGACGGTAAACCCCCTAAGTGACAGCTTGTCCATTCTTAGCCTGAGCAGTGAAAACTTGCACTTAGCTGGTGAGTATCAGACCAGGGACCAGCAGGAGGAGCAACAGAGTTCAAAATCAAGTGGTTCTCATTCATCTACACTGGAAAACGGTAGCTTTGAAGACCCTGAGGGGGTCAGCTACATCGGAAATGGCTCAGATCGACCGCTTGGTTCATCTGATGAAACGCCTGACGACTCCATAGAGGAAGCTGTGTCTTGTGTAGTGAAGGACCTGATTGATAGGGTTCTGAATTTAGTTGATGAGGAATCAAATGAAACCTCATCTCCACCTGAAAATTGGCCCCAAACTGATACTGAAAGCACTTCTTCAGACACCTCCACCGGGATCCGCCTGGACTCCTGTCCTCCTCAATGCTCCAACCACCAGAATCTGCCACAGTTATTGGCTGAAGGCACACTAGAGTTCCTCTCTGTTACTCCAGCGGAGGGGCTACACAAAGAGGGCATCGCCCGCCACAGTTCATCGCCCTCCATCGTCATGTTGCCAGACAGCACTGATGCAGCCACTCCAGACCGCAGCCTGCAGGTGGAGGACCCTCAGGCCCGCAAACGTAGCCACAGCAGCACTCAGCTTAGCCTTAAAGGGAAGATCATGGAGAAGCTGGTAGACAAGTCTCCAGGGGCAAAGCCCAAGATCAAGAAGACTaagaggaaagaggaagagaagcagaaaaaaacgaACCAAGCTGAGAAACTGCATCCACTCAGTATTTTCTTTGGAGACAGTCTAGACCTCGAGAACTGGTACAGCTGTGGTGAAGGGGAGGTGTCGGAGATCGAGAGTGACATGGGCTCACCGAGCGGGGGCTCTTGCGGGACCGGTGCTGGGGCGAACGTCACAGGGCGCAGATCGTCCTCCACTCTGCCTCGTTTTAACATCCATCCTCTCTACCAGCACGTCCTGCTCTACCTACAGCTCTACGACTCCTCTAGGACCCTGCATGCCCTGTCGGCGATCGCAGCCATGGTGAGAGCCGCTCCCTCAGGCTTTGTAAGCGCCATCTCCACCACCAGCATCAATAACACCTACACTCCACAGCTCTCCTTGCTGCAAAACCTACTTGCTCGCCACAGAGTCTCTGTTATGGGCAAAGACTTCTACTGCCCCATTCCCCAGGACTCTCACTCCCATTCTTTCCGCAGTGCCATGTACCTGGAGATCATCATCTCCCTCTGTCTCTACTTCCTGAGAAGCTATTACTCTGCCCATGTGACATTGGGTCCTCAGGACTTGGCAGGAAACCGGGCCATGCAGCTGACCAGCGTGGAGGTCTTGACACTGCTATTCAGCGAACTAGCCAAAGTCACAGCTGGCTCGGCAAAGGGTTTTGCTAGCTTCATCAGTGACGTCCTTTCCAAGTGCAAAGTTCAGAAAGTCATCCTCCATTGCCTGCTTTCCTCCATATTCAGCGCCCAGAAATGGCATGACCAACGGACGGCAGGGGTCAACGTGGCCACGGTGGAGGAAGGTCTCTCGGAGGACAGCGTCATCAACATGTCGGAGGACCAGATAGACAGCTGCAGCGCCGTTCAGTCCCAGCTGCTCCGGCTGCTGCAGAGTCTAGTTGTACTTGAGCATAGGGTCTTAATGCCAGCAGACGAAGGTGGAGAAGGAGGACCTGCCGCAGGAGGAGCAGGTGGAGGGCCAGGAAGCGGTGGAGTGGCAGGATTTGAGATCCTAGGAGGGGAGGTGGAGCATGTTAACCCTCAGCAGCCTATGACGTCACTGCAGTACCTCCATGGTCAGCCTATTACAGCTCAGGGCATGTTCCTGTGTGCAGTCATCAGGGCCCTGCACCAGCACCATGCCTGTAAGATGCACCCCCAATGGATAGGGCTGATCACAACCACCCTGCCTTACATGGGGAGGGTCCTGAGGAGGGTGGTGGCCTCAGTGACTCTGCAGCTATGCAGAAACCTGGATAATCTCCTCCAGCAGTACCGCTATGAAACCAGCATAACTGACACCAG ACCCCAGTGGATGGCTCTCTGCATCCCTCCAGACCTGATTCTGACTGTGCTGGAGGGAATCACTTCCATTATCCATTACTGTCTGCTGGACCCCACTTCACAGTACCACCAG TTACAAGTGAGTGTTGACCAGAAGCACCTGGCCGAGGCGCGTTCAGGTATCCTGTCCATCCTCCACACCATCATGTCTTCCGTCACGCTGCTGTGGAGCGTGCTCCACCAAGCCGACAGCTCTGACAAGCCAGCTGCCGCTTCAGCTGCCGCCACCTCAAACATCAACCTAGGCTCCACCAAG AATCTCCGTCAGCAGATCTTGGAACTGCTGGGTCCAATCTCCATGAACCACGGCGCTCATTTCATGGCTGCAATTGCTTATGTTTGGAACGAGAGAAAACAAGTCAAGGCGCCAATCAGAAATAAG GTCATCCCTGTAGCGAGTgaggagcagctgctgctggttgaGCTCGTTCGGTCGGTCAGCGCCATGCGCACTGAGACTGTTATGCAGACAGTGAAGGAGGTCCTGAAGCAGCCACCTGCTATCGCAAAAGACAAG AAGCACATCTCTTTGGAAGTCTGCATGCTACAGTTCTTCTATGCCTATGTACAGAG GATTCCTGTTTCCAGTTTGCTTGATAGCTGGCCGTCTCTGCTGGCGCTGCTGAAGGACTCGGTCCAGTTGGGTCTGCCTGCTCCTGGGCAGTTTCTCATACTGGG AGTTCTGAATGAGTTTATCTTGAAGAATCCCAACCTGGAGAGTAAGAAAgaccagcgagagctgcag GATGTGACTCACAAGGTGGTGGAGGCCATCGGCACCATCGCTGGCTCCTCTTTGGAACAAACCACGTGGCTAAGGAGGAACCTGGAGGTGAAGGCATCGCCTCAGATTGTTGTGGACGGAACCAACCTGGAGGCAGACGTAGAAGGTGCTCCGTTACCAA ACTTAATGCTCACAGTGATGGAGGCCTCCAGCTTCACTCCATCTGTGTACAGTGTTCACGCCCTCACGCTGCTGGCCGAG GTGCTGGCTCATCTATTGGACATGGTGTTCTACAGTGACGAGAAGGAGAAAGTCATCCCTCTGCTGGTTAACATTATGCACTACGTAGTTCCCTACCTCCGCAACCACAG TGCTCACAATGCCCCCAGCTACCGAGCCTGCATCCAGCTGCTGAGCAGCCTGAGCGGCTACCAGTACACCCGCCGTGCCTGGAAAAAAGAGGCCTTCGACCTCTTCATGGACCACACCTTCTTCCAGATGGATGCTTCGTGTGTCAGCCA CTGGAGAGCCATCATTGACCACCTGATGACTCATGACAAGACCACATTTAGAGACCTGATGA CCCGGGTGGCGGTGGCTCAGAGCAGCTCCCTGAGTTTGTTCACCAACAgagacgctgagctggagcagagGGCCATGCTGCTCAAACGCCTGGCCTTCACCATCTACAGCAGCGAGGTGGACCAGTACCAGAAGTACCTGCCGGACATCCAAG agcGTCTGGTGGAGAGCCTGCGTCTGCCTCAGGTACCCATCCTCCACGCTCAGGTGTTCCTGTTCTTCagagtgctgctgctgcgcatGTCGCCTCAACACCTCACGTCACTCTGGCCCACCATGATCACTGAGCTG GTCCAAGTGTTTCTGCTGATGGAGCAGGAGTTAACCGCTGACGAGGACATATCAAG GACGTCAGGACCGTCGGTTGTCGGGTTGGAGACCACCTACTCTGGAGGGAACGGCTTCTCCACGTCCTACAACAGCCAGCGCTGGCTCAACCTCTACCTCTCTGCTTGCAAGTTCCTGGATCTTGCCTTGGCGTTGCCTCCTGAGAGTCTCCCTCAGTTCCAGAT GTACCGCTGGGCCTTCATCCCAGAGGCTTCAGACGATTCAGGGTTGGAAGTGAGACGCCAGGGGACGCATCAGAGGGAGTTCAAGCCCTACGTGGTCCGTCTGGTGAAGCTGCTGAGAAAACGAGCCAAG AAAAACCCAGAGGAGGACTGTTCCACTAAAACCCTGCCGTGGGAGCCGGGCCACCTGATGCTGACCCTCTACGTCATCCGCAGCATGGAGCAGCTGCTGCCCTTCTTCAACCTGCTCAGCCAGGTCTTCAACAGCAGGGCGAGCTGCCGATCGGGGCCCGTCTACACCCACAATCCCGTGGATTCCTCCTTCCCCGCCAGCAAGGAGGGCCACAAGCTGGAGAGCCAGAAGGTGTTCTGGAGCCGAGCCCGACAGAACATCGAGGAGATGGTGGAAAAAGACTTTCTAGAGGGTCTTATCAAGACATGA